One window of the Sphingobacteriaceae bacterium genome contains the following:
- a CDS encoding response regulator, whose amino-acid sequence MKLLVADDVPALRWLLTEIMSRDGWQVTAVGDGWETLRIARRWQPHMVLLDLDLPGPGPSRVVAELQSLAPSPVVIVVTGMDRPEELLGDAAVHVAAVVKKPFDIHVLREQVKKLNPIPPEGRPPGRNLASGGGI is encoded by the coding sequence ATGAAGCTGCTGGTAGCCGACGATGTCCCCGCCCTGCGCTGGCTGCTGACGGAGATAATGAGCCGGGACGGCTGGCAGGTCACCGCCGTGGGCGACGGCTGGGAGACCTTGCGCATCGCCCGCCGCTGGCAGCCCCATATGGTGCTCCTGGACCTGGATCTGCCGGGCCCCGGCCCCAGCCGGGTGGTGGCGGAGCTCCAGTCCCTGGCGCCGTCTCCCGTGGTCATCGTGGTGACGGGCATGGACCGGCCCGAAGAACTGCTGGGGGATGCCGCCGTCCACGTGGCGGCGGTGGTCAAGAAGCCCTTCGATATCCACGTCCTGCGGGAGCAGGTGAAAAAATTGAATCCCATCCCGCCGGAAGGCCGCCCTCCGGGCAGGAATCTTGCTTCAGGCGGCGGAATATAA